A genomic window from Punica granatum isolate Tunisia-2019 chromosome 2, ASM765513v2, whole genome shotgun sequence includes:
- the LOC116196999 gene encoding zinc finger Ran-binding domain-containing protein 2 codes for MNWSGGDWLCAACQHQNFKKRDACQRCGYPKFGGPDVSTYLYNRTEVLAGDWYCMAMNCGSHNYASRTTCYRCGALKDDYGSAYGGNMMVSEGAAPAGWKSGDWLCPRYDCGVHNYASRTECFKCKTPREFGGAM; via the exons atgaaCTGGTCGGGAGGAGACTGGCTTTGTGCAGCTTGCCAGCACCAGAACTTCAAGAAGCGGGATGCGTGCCAACGATGCGGATACCCCAAGTTTGGTGGGCCAGACGTTTCGACCTACTTGTACAATCGAACTGAAGTCTTGGCGGGTGATTGGTATTGCATGGCTATGAACTGTGGGTCCCACAACTATGCCAGCAGGACGACCTGCTATCGGTGCGGCGCTCTGAAGGACGATTATGGGAGTGCGTATGGTGGCAATATGATGGTCTCTGAGGGAGCTGCACCCGCGGGATGGAAGAGCGGAGACTGGCTTTGTCCTAG ATATGATTGTGGAGTTCACAATTACGCAAGCAGGACGGAATGCTTTAAATGCAAGACACCAAGGGAATTTG GTGGTGCAATGTAA
- the LOC116196546 gene encoding uncharacterized protein LOC116196546 has translation MMLWKLISLCPCAAAEDIEWEEPDPSDVEEDFSNDDDDVCPNIEFTKEEIKSFRAPWWGSLLLKVLGRRVGYMYLRKRLESLWRPERRHVAVSFGSDYFLVKFEHLEDRRFARTEGPRMVLGHYLTVHPSVPDFDPQEVQIDRTAVWLHIPKFPMEYYNEVCLRRIANRLEKIAKIDFNTKADEKGKFARLCVEVNLNRWLRAKFRIRGKPFLVEYEGIHSVCFGCGR, from the coding sequence ATGATGCTATGGAAGCTGATTTCTCTATGCCCGTGCGCGGCAGCAGAAGACATTGAGTGGGAGGAACCAGATCCTAGTGACGTTGAAGAGGATTTCtctaatgatgatgatgatgtctGCCCCAACATTGAGTTTACTAAAGAGGAGATCAAAAGTTTCAGGGCACCTTGGTGGGGTTCACTGTTGCTTAAGGTGCTCGGTAGGCGGGTTGGTTACATGTATCTTCGCAAGCGTCTTGAATCCCTCTGGCGACCCGAAAGGAGACATGTGGCTGTTAGCTTCGGTAGCGACTACTTCTTAGTCAAGTTTGAACATCTTGAAGATAGAAGGTTCGCTAGGACAGAGGGTCCACGGATGGTTCTCGGTCATTACTTGACTGTGCATCCTTCGGTTCCTGACTTCGACCCCCAGGAGGTTCAAATTGACAGAACCGCCGTTTGGTTGCATATACCAAAGTTCCCAATGGAGTACTATAATGAAGTTTGCTTGAGGAGAATCGCTAATCGATTGGAAAAGATTGCCAAGATTGATTTCAATACAAAAGCTGATGAAAAAGGGAAATTTGCGAGGCTTTGTGTTGAAGTTAATCTCAACAGGTGGCTGCGGGCTAAGTTTCGCATTAGGGGCAAACCATTCTTGGTGGAGTATGAAGGCATTCATTCGGTGTGCTTTGGCTGTGGTCGTTAG
- the LOC116196998 gene encoding uncharacterized protein LOC116196998, with protein MLDGSLTLTMYLNATGATCSPLLAGKTNKRMSLCLARSSPPEDLRLSSISTSTTDESLNILESRKSSGRKRSPRSNTLLSPGKTVGIIGGASVFSTLVFLEKIVWWSSRDGEEAIPFVVCNDPQLSRELASLSTLRRDSNSISDLNPIGIIENLRGKRSFLKKAGAGCIVMPCHLLHVWHKEVAQGCKLPFLHAGECLSWELKRANLKPLEAGSNVRVGILGTDSILMARTYQENLERQGFEAVLPDKATMEHLVIPAIEALQRKDIEGARNLLRIAIQDLLIRAVKVVILASDEMQGILPRDDPLLKKCIDPMDSLVRSTIEWAKRKEKFHEETGT; from the exons ATGTTGGACGGGAGCTTGACCTTGACCATGTACCTCAACGCCACAGGAGCAACTTGCTCGCCACTTCTTGCTGGCAAGACTAACAAGAGGATGAGTCTGTGCTTAGCAAGATCGAGCCCGCCCGAAGACCTTCGGCTGTCTTCGATTTCGACCTCCACCACGGACGAGTCTCTGAATATCCTGGAATCGAGAAAATCCTCGGGCCGCAAGAGAAGTCCTCGGTCCAACACTCTGCTCAGCCCCGGAAAGACAGTCGGGATCATCGGTGGGGCATCGGTGTTCTCCACTCTTGTCTTCTTGGAGAAGATCGTGTGGTGGAGCTCGAGAGATGGGGAGGAAGCCATCCCTTTCGTGGTCTGCAATGATCCCCAACTGAGCAGGGAGCTTGCATCCCTAAGTACTCTAAGGAGAGACTCAAACAGCATTTCGGATTTGAATCCAATTGGGATAATAGAAAACTTGAGGGGCAAGCGATCATTCCTCAAGAAGGCGGGTGCTGGGTGCATAGTGATGCCCTGCCACTTGTTGCACGTTTGGCACAAGGAAGTGGCCCAAGGCTGTAAACTGCCATTCCTTCACGCCGGCGAATGCTTATCCTGGGAGCTTAAAAGGGCAAATCTGAAGCCACTCGAGGCTGGGAGCAATGTGAGGGTCGGGATTCTCGGGACAGATTCAATATTAATGGCCAGGACTTATCAGGAGAACCTAGAGAGGCAG GGCTTTGAAGCTGTGCTGCCGGACAAGGCGACAATGGAGCACTTGGTAATCCCCGCGATAGAAGCATTGCAGAGGAAAGACATTGAAGGTGCAAGAAATCTCCTGAGGATCGCAATTCAAGACCTACTTATCCGAGCAGTGAAGGTGGTGATCCTAGCTTCTGATGAAATGCAGGGTATCCTCCCTCGTGATGACCCTCTCCTCAAGAAATGCATTGACCCTATGGACTCATTGGTGAGGTCGACCATAGAATGGGCTAAACGCAAAGAAAAGTTTCACGAGGAAACGGGAACTTGA